The following coding sequences are from one Eucalyptus grandis isolate ANBG69807.140 chromosome 11, ASM1654582v1, whole genome shotgun sequence window:
- the LOC120289489 gene encoding putative receptor protein kinase ZmPK1 has translation MNHKTITISSFSLFPLMIFSTCFTFASSNVLHRGSSISVEEHDSDTLTSPDKTFTCGFYGLGGNAYWLSIWFTNSQDRTVVWTANRDKPVNGQGSKFTLQGTGSLVLTDVDGSVVWQTNTTSTDAHSLELLNSGNLVLRSPDRTILWQSFDYPTDTLLPNQLLTKSKKLVSSLKGGVFYSGYFNLYFDNDNVLRLMYDGLDISSLYWPNPDLLMFQNGRTNYNSSRIAVLDDTGHFQSSDQFQFNASDRGHGIKRRLTMDQDGNLRLYSLDKQSGTWVVTWQALPGLCNVHGVCGRNGICVYTPEPKCTCPPGYEMSEPTDWDKGCKPKFNFTCSKSQDVKFLALPNTDYYGFDAIYNNSASFNFCRQACLDDCSCLGFSYRESQRWCFGKRFLFSGYKQPSFPGTLHLKLPISMEASLEQIRNSSDPDCSEARDQLMIGSPTMYDTISKRVRWAYLYWFASAIGAVEILIFFSGWWILFRKRDVQSTLEDGYRAITSQFRRFSYEELKSATQNFKVEIGRGASGSVYKGVLADQRVVAVKRLGDVYHEEEVFWAEVSTIGKIHHMNLVRMWGFCCEGKHKLLVYEYVENQSLDKNLFSGDYIEWRDRFKITLGTAKGLAYLHHECLEWVIHCDVKPENILLDETFEPKIADFGLAKLLQRDGANSQFSRIRGTKGYMAPEWALNLPITAKVDVYSYGVMVLEIVKGIRLSSWVVKKEENEEQEAELTVFIREIKRRIQRGEDFGIEDLVDRRLKGKYSRKQARMLVEIGVSCVEEDRNKRPTMDSIVHQLLEIDRENKLPKPDNED, from the coding sequence ATGAACCACAAAACCATCACCATTTCaagcttttctctcttcccaCTTATGATCTTTTCCACATGTTTTACGTTTGCAAGCTCGAACGTTTTGCATAGAGGCTCTTCTATATCAGTTGAAGAACATGACTCAGACACTCTAACATCCCCAGATAAGACCTTCACATGCGGCTTCTATGGCCTTGGAGGCAATGCTTACTGGCTCTCAATCTGGTTCACCAACTCCCAGGACAGGACCGTCGTTTGGACAGCCAACCGAGACAAGCCCGTGAATGGCCAAGGTTCTAAGTTCACGCTCCAGGGCACTGGCTCGTTGGTCCTGACCGATGTGGATGGTTCTGTGGTCTGGCAGACCAACACGACTTCTACCGATGCCCATTCACTCGAGCTCTTGAATTCGGGTAATCTTGTGCTGAGAAGTCCTGATAGGACAATTCTATGGCAAAGCTTTGATTATCCAACTGATACTCTGCTGCCAAACCAGCTCCTCACTAAGAGCAAGAAATTGGTGTCATCTCTAAAAGGAGGAGTCTTTTACTCTGGCTATTTCAACCTATATTTCGACAATGACAATGTGCTGAGATTGATGTATGACGGACTGGACATATCCAGCCTCTATTGGCCTAACCCGGACCTCCTCATGTTCCAGAACGGGAGAACAAATTACAACAGTAGCCGGATCGCAGTCCTTGACGACACAGGCCATTTTCAATCAAGCGACCAGTTTCAATTCAATGCTTCCGACCGAGGCCATGGGATCAAAAGGCGGCTGACAATGGACCAGGACGGGAACCTGAGGCTCTACAGCTTGGACAAGCAGTCTGGGACGTGGGTGGTGACATGGCAGGCACTTCCGGGATTGTGCAATGTGCACGGAGTATGTGGGAGGAATGGGATTTGTGTGTACACACCTGAGCCCAAGTGCACATGCCCTCCTGGTTATGAGATGAGCGAGCCTACTGACTGGGACAAAGGTTGCAagcccaagttcaatttcaccTGCTCCAAGTCTCAGGACGTGAAGTTCTTGGCGCTTCCCAACACGGACTATTATGGGTTCGATGCCATCTACAACAACAGCGCCTCGTTCAATTTCTGCAGGCAGGCTTGTTTGGATGACTGCAGCTGCTTGGGGTTCAGCTACCGGGAATCGCAAAGATGGTGTTTCGGGAAGAGGTTTCTCTTCAGCGGCTACAAGCAACCGTCTTTTCCCGGAACTTTACATCTGAAGCTGCCCATCTCCATGGAGGCATCCTTGGAGCAGATTCGCAACAGCAGTGATCCAGATTGCTCCGAGGCCAGAGACCAATTAATGATAGGTTCACCGACCATGTATGACACTATAAGCAAGAGGGTGAGATGGGCCTACCTCTACTGGTTCGCATCTGCAATTGGGGCAGTCGAGATCCTTATCTTTTTCTCAGGCTGGTGGATCCTTTTCAGAAAGCGTGATGTGCAGAGCACATTGGAAGACGGATACCGTGCAATAACAAGCCAGTTCAGGAGGTTCAGCTATGAGGAACTCAAGAGTGCGACCCAGAACTTCAAGGTAGAGATAGGGAGAGGAGCGTCAGGATCAGTATACAAGGGTGTCTTAGCGGACCAAAGGGTCGTGGCCGTGAAGAGACTCGGAGATGTGTACCATGAGGAGGAGGTCTTCTGGGCTGAAGTCAGTACAATTGGGAAGATACATCACATGAACCTGGTGAGGATGTGGGGGTTCTGTTGTGAGGGCAAGCACAAGCTCTTGGTCTACGAGTACGTGGAGAATCAGTCCCTGGACAAGAACTTGTTCTCGGGGGACTACATCGAGTGGAGGGATCGGTTCAAGATCACGCTCGGCACCGCCAAAGGGCTGGCCTACCTGCACCACGAGTGCCTCGAGTGGGTCATCCACTGCGACGTGAAGCCCGAGAATATCCTCTTGGATGAGACATTCGAGCCCAAGATCGCGGACTTTGGATTGGCGAAACTGCTCCAGAGGGATGGCGCGAATTCGCAGTTCTCGCGCATAAGGGGCACGAAGGGCTACATGGCGCCTGAGTGGGCCCTGAACCTCCCGATCACCGCCAAGGTCGATGTGTACAGTTACGGGGTGATGGTCCTGGAGATAGTGAAGGGGATTCGGCTCTCAAGTTGGGTCGTGAAGAAAGAGGAGAACGAGGAGCAGGAAGCCGAGCTGACAGTCTTCATCCGGGAGATTAAGAGGAGGATTCAACGTGGCGAGGATTTTGGGATAGAGGATTTGGTAGACAGgagattgaaaggaaaatatagCAGGAAGCAGGCAAGAATGCTAGTTGAGATTGGTGTGTCATGTGTGGAGGAGGACCGGAACAAGAGACCAACCATGGATTCAATAGTGCATCAACTGCTAGAAATCGATCGCGAAAATAAATTGCCAAAGCCAGATAATGAAGATTAA